Below is a genomic region from Vibrio cortegadensis.
CGGCTAAACGTAAAGCACCTAATGATTTATCAGACATTGAACGAAGCTCGCCCGCAGACAAATAAGCTAACTCACGACGATGTAAACGACGCTCGACATCATTTTCACGAGCAAGACGTAGCACTGAGCACCAACCCGCTTTTGCCGCGACAACAAACGTTCGCAACTCGATGTACTCTTTCTGAACCTTCTTCAGGCGTTTTGCTAAGCCTTTCATTTCCAGTTCAGTTGACGTAATGGTACGTTCGTATTCGCTCTTACGACTACGAGACGTATGCAAACGTTCATGTAGCTCATCACGACGACGCTGAGCTCGCTCTTCTGCACCTTCGTCAGCATTAACGCCAAACTCTTGAAGCTCTTGTTTAAACTCTTGAACGGTTTCAAGTTTAGCTTGATGCGAACTCTTCAACGATGCAAGAACCTGATTGTATTGGTTCATCTGCTCTTGAGCTTGTTTCAGAGCCTCACGTCCACGGATCCTAGCGCGTTCTGCTTCCACTAACTTCGCTTTTAACTGCTCACTCAATTCACTGCTCTTATTGAGCAAGTCAACCGAATCGGCATAGCTAAAGTAGTGTCGACGTTCAACAAGATCGGCCAGTGCAAACATTTGAGTTTTTAGCTGCTGTAGCTCTTTATCTGCTTGAGCGTAATCCGCTTCAAGCGCATCAAACTGCTCAGGATCCGCCTCTAGTGCATTGGCGATCGTCTCTAGCTGCGCAATGGATTTTCCGTGGCTCGCGATGAATGCTTTGGCTTCACTTAATTGGTTAAGTTTGATTTCAATCTCTTCAAAACGCTCAACTAATGAATCATCTTCAACAAAGCGAATCGTAGGAGCCAACTTATCTAGCGATTTAATTGCTGCTTTACTTAACGTCAATTGACTACGTTGTTGCTGCTCTTTTGCATCCAGTTCAGCAAGCACTCTCATCACTTGATTACGCTTATCACGTAAAACTTGTAATGCTTGCTCAGGATCGGCTTCAAATGCAATTTGAATATGTTGCGCGACAAAACCATTGAACGCTTGATATAGACGCTGAAGTTTTTGTGAATCAAATGCCGCTTTCGCATGTTGCTCAACCACTTCTTCACGCTGTTCACGTAATAGCTCTAAACGCTGTTCACGTGCGGCACGACCAAACAGTGGGATCTCTGGCAAACGAGAGTAGCGCATTTGTCGATCATTAAGTTGAACGCAAACAGCACCCTCTAATTCATCGGCATTGAATGAGCTGTCATCAAACGCATCAACGTCACCTTCAAGAATGTATAAATCTTCAGGGCAATCGTCTAGCTCAACCAATTTCTCTTTTATGCCGTCAAGGTCTGACACCACAATAGCGTGACGAGCAGGGCCATACATCGCACTGAAATATGGAGCGTCACCAATGGTAATGTCATCGTAAATTTCAGAAAGAAGCACACCACCTAATGTGTCAGCTAACCCTTTTAAGCGAGGATCATTTGAACCACCTGGAGACGCAAGACGTTCGATCTCTTGCTCAAGCTGATTTCTGCGCTCAGCGAGTTTATCTTTCGCTAGCGATTGCGCTTTTTCATCTTCCAGCACGAGTTGCATTTGCGACATAACCGCTTGGCTGTCGTATAAATCCGCTCCGCTTTGCTCTTTCAACGATTCCAGCACATCATTAGCTGCGATCCATGAAGGCGCAATTGCCTCTAGCTTTTTAATTTCAGCTTGCTGATCTTGCTCTACGCGACGCTGCTCATTACGTGCATCTCGCAACTCTTCATGAGAAAACTCTAAAGACTCAACTTGTGCGATATGACGTTCGCGTTCTTCTTCTAATGCCAATTCGTCAGATAACACCACATTATGTTGCTTTTGGTAATCACTGACGAGCTGTTGGGCTTGACGCTGTTGGCTAATGCTGCGCTCTAAATCACGATGTTGAGCACGCCACTGTTGTTCGTTTTGAACAATATGGTTTGCATCACGGCCTTTTGAAATAGTCTCTTTAGCTTGAGTAGAAGCATCGCAACGCTCAATTTTACCAACAATTTGTTTCACTAAGCTAAATGCTTGTTCGAACTGTTGAGCCGCAGCCGATGACATATCCAGCTTATGTTTTAACGCGAGCAAAGCCGTGGTATTCGCCGCTTCTTTCGTCTTACATTCCGCAAGCAATGCCTGCGCACTTTCTGCGGTAATAGAGTCATCACTTAACAGTTGCTGCGCTTTATTCAGTGCTTGTACCGCTTGCTGGTATTGCAACGCGCGGGTTTGTTGAACATCTAATGCTTGTTGGTAGTCTGCTAACTGACTTTTCAGGCTATCCACTTCTTCTTCAGAAATCGTCGATTGCTCTTCAGCCGTTAGAACACGCTCTTGCGCCTCTTCCACCACCATCATCTGCTCTTCAAGACGCTCACTTAGCTCTTCCAAATCATCTTGGTAACGAGCAATTTTTTCTTGTTGGCGAAGTGCGTTTTGAACCAATTGCAGATGATCAGAAGCGGCTTGGTGATCTTGTTCAAGAGCAGACTCTTGATCAACTAAGATCTCTAACTCTTCTTGAATTCTCGTCAGTAGTTGATTCTGTTCAACCAGAGTCGTACGTGAACCAAATAGCTCACCACGCAAAGTCATCGTTTTATCAAGCTTATTGCGGCGGTCATTTGCATGACGCATGTAATCCGCAGCCACATAGTTTGTAGACTCAGTGATTAAGTGTTTGAATAGATCACGATCTGTTTGAGTAGTTTTAATCGCTTCAAGCGTCATGCGGTTTTCACGCAGCGCCGATTCCATATCTTGGAACGCTTTTTTCACACCACCATTTTGCGGCAGAAGGTAATCACGTAAGGAACGAGTAATCGCACTCGAAATACCACCATAAAGCGAGGCTTCGATCAGGCGGTAAAATTTCGAACGATCACCACTATTTCGCAATTTCTTAGGTACAACACCGAATTCAAACATTTGCGAGTGATACTCGACCACCGACGAAAATGC
It encodes:
- the mukB gene encoding chromosome partition protein MukB translates to MIERGKYQSLTMINWNGFFARTFDIDGLVTTLSGGNGAGKSTTMAAFITALIPDQSLLHFRNTTEAGSSQSSRDKGLYGKLQPGACYAALDVVNSRNQRLLFAVKLQQVAGRDKKVDIKPFMIQGLPSHVKPTDVLIESVSDNHARVCQLNDVKAAVAQHEGAHFKAFSSVVEYHSQMFEFGVVPKKLRNSGDRSKFYRLIEASLYGGISSAITRSLRDYLLPQNGGVKKAFQDMESALRENRMTLEAIKTTQTDRDLFKHLITESTNYVAADYMRHANDRRNKLDKTMTLRGELFGSRTTLVEQNQLLTRIQEELEILVDQESALEQDHQAASDHLQLVQNALRQQEKIARYQDDLEELSERLEEQMMVVEEAQERVLTAEEQSTISEEEVDSLKSQLADYQQALDVQQTRALQYQQAVQALNKAQQLLSDDSITAESAQALLAECKTKEAANTTALLALKHKLDMSSAAAQQFEQAFSLVKQIVGKIERCDASTQAKETISKGRDANHIVQNEQQWRAQHRDLERSISQQRQAQQLVSDYQKQHNVVLSDELALEEERERHIAQVESLEFSHEELRDARNEQRRVEQDQQAEIKKLEAIAPSWIAANDVLESLKEQSGADLYDSQAVMSQMQLVLEDEKAQSLAKDKLAERRNQLEQEIERLASPGGSNDPRLKGLADTLGGVLLSEIYDDITIGDAPYFSAMYGPARHAIVVSDLDGIKEKLVELDDCPEDLYILEGDVDAFDDSSFNADELEGAVCVQLNDRQMRYSRLPEIPLFGRAAREQRLELLREQREEVVEQHAKAAFDSQKLQRLYQAFNGFVAQHIQIAFEADPEQALQVLRDKRNQVMRVLAELDAKEQQQRSQLTLSKAAIKSLDKLAPTIRFVEDDSLVERFEEIEIKLNQLSEAKAFIASHGKSIAQLETIANALEADPEQFDALEADYAQADKELQQLKTQMFALADLVERRHYFSYADSVDLLNKSSELSEQLKAKLVEAERARIRGREALKQAQEQMNQYNQVLASLKSSHQAKLETVQEFKQELQEFGVNADEGAEERAQRRRDELHERLHTSRSRKSEYERTITSTELEMKGLAKRLKKVQKEYIELRTFVVAAKAGWCSVLRLARENDVERRLHRRELAYLSAGELRSMSDKSLGALRLAVADSDDLRDALRLSEDNSKPERKVLFYIAVYQHLRERIRQDIIRTDDPVEAIEEMEVELGRLTEELTQRENRLAISSESVASIIQKTIQREQNRIRMLNQGLSNIYFGQVKGVRLNVKIRESHEVLLSGLASQQDQHKDLFESTRFTFSEAMAKLFQRVNPHIDMGQRSPQILGEELLDYRNYLELSVEVNRGSDGWLQAESGALSTGEAIGTGQSILLMVVQSWEEESRRLRSKDIVPCRLLFLDEAARLDSKSINTLFELCDRLDMQLLIAAPENISPEQGTTYKLVRKVFKDHEHVHVVGLRGFASLEKKASSGDVQDELPELVGEI